From the Actinomycetota bacterium genome, one window contains:
- a CDS encoding DUF1707 domain-containing protein produces the protein MAEGAPHRDATLASDAEREWVCAHLQESCVQGRLTTEELSHRLDLALRARTRSELDDLLADLPPPPGYTPPPPSGKRWHLGVVGSTRRTGRWRVPAESWWTSVMGGCRLDLTRATFESAVTTINIVAAMGGVEVRVPKGFEIDMQGTALLGGRHLRLEGPPPPPGAPVIRLRVMSCLGGVKVTDRESLRARLRQY, from the coding sequence GTGGCCGAGGGCGCGCCCCACCGGGATGCCACGCTGGCGTCGGACGCCGAGCGGGAGTGGGTGTGCGCCCACCTCCAGGAGTCCTGCGTCCAGGGGCGCCTGACCACCGAGGAACTGTCCCACCGCCTCGATCTCGCCCTGCGCGCCCGCACCCGCAGCGAGCTGGACGACCTGCTGGCGGACCTCCCGCCGCCGCCCGGCTACACGCCGCCCCCGCCCAGCGGCAAGCGTTGGCACCTGGGCGTCGTGGGCTCCACCCGGCGGACCGGGCGTTGGCGGGTCCCGGCGGAGAGCTGGTGGACCTCGGTGATGGGCGGGTGCCGCCTCGACCTCACCCGGGCGACGTTCGAGTCCGCGGTCACCACCATCAACATCGTGGCGGCGATGGGAGGCGTGGAAGTCCGGGTCCCCAAAGGCTTCGAGATCGACATGCAGGGCACGGCGCTGCTGGGCGGGCGCCACCTGCGCCTGGAGGGGCCGCCCCCACCCCCCGGTGCACCGGTGATCCGGCTGCGGGTGATGTCGTGCCTGGGCGGGGTGAAGGTGACCGACCGGGAGAGCCTCCGGGCCCGCCTGCGCCAGTATTGA
- a CDS encoding 3-deoxy-7-phosphoheptulonate synthase class II, protein MAPKPAAAGWRPESWRDHPAGQQPEWEDAGALDRALKELRNLPPLVFAGEARALKSALGEAAQGKAFVLQAGECAESFDNLSADAIRDQLKIILQMSVVLTYAAGLPVIKVGRIAGQFAKPRSEALERLGDRELPAFRGHMVNAINFDPESRRPDPQRLVRAYHQASSTLNLLRAFTKGGFADLTQVHMWNREFVAASPQGQRYEDIAAAIDRALRFMAACGIDLKSDAALHQVDFYTCHEALILGFEEALTRSDSLTGEFYDCSAHLLWAGERTREPGGAHLEFLSGIHNPVACKVGPNATPAQVLELCDVLDPDGEPGRLSLIARMGAGAVRDALPPLVAAVRDAGRPVVWVCDPMHGNTFLSSNGLKTRRFEDIVEEIKGFFAVHEALGTFPGGVHLELTPDNVTECLGGVGAVQDGQLDVSYRTLCDPRLNGNQSLELAFEIGELLQAWARG, encoded by the coding sequence ATGGCGCCTAAGCCGGCGGCGGCCGGGTGGCGGCCGGAGTCCTGGCGGGACCACCCGGCTGGCCAGCAGCCCGAGTGGGAGGACGCCGGGGCCCTCGACCGCGCCCTGAAGGAGCTGCGCAACCTGCCCCCGCTGGTGTTTGCGGGTGAGGCCCGGGCACTGAAAAGCGCCCTGGGTGAGGCCGCCCAGGGGAAGGCGTTCGTGCTGCAGGCCGGGGAGTGCGCCGAGTCCTTCGACAACCTGTCGGCGGACGCCATCCGCGACCAGCTGAAGATCATCCTGCAGATGTCGGTGGTGCTGACCTACGCCGCCGGGCTGCCGGTGATCAAGGTGGGGCGCATCGCCGGCCAGTTCGCCAAGCCCCGCTCCGAGGCGCTGGAGCGCCTGGGCGATCGGGAGCTGCCCGCCTTCCGGGGCCACATGGTCAACGCCATCAACTTCGATCCCGAGTCCCGCCGCCCGGACCCGCAGCGCCTGGTGCGGGCCTACCACCAGGCGTCGTCCACCCTGAACCTGCTGCGCGCCTTCACCAAAGGGGGCTTCGCCGACCTCACCCAGGTCCACATGTGGAACCGGGAGTTCGTCGCCGCCAGCCCGCAGGGGCAGCGCTACGAGGACATCGCGGCGGCGATCGACCGTGCCCTGCGCTTCATGGCGGCGTGCGGCATCGACCTGAAGTCCGACGCCGCCCTGCACCAGGTGGACTTCTACACCTGCCACGAGGCCCTCATCCTGGGCTTCGAGGAGGCCCTCACCCGCTCGGACAGCCTGACCGGTGAGTTCTACGACTGCTCCGCCCACCTGCTCTGGGCGGGGGAGCGGACCCGCGAGCCGGGCGGCGCCCATCTGGAGTTCCTCTCCGGCATCCACAACCCGGTGGCCTGCAAGGTGGGCCCGAACGCCACCCCTGCCCAGGTGCTGGAGCTGTGCGACGTGCTGGACCCCGATGGCGAGCCGGGCCGGCTGTCGCTCATCGCCCGCATGGGCGCGGGCGCGGTGCGCGATGCCCTCCCCCCACTGGTGGCGGCGGTGCGGGACGCCGGGCGGCCGGTGGTCTGGGTGTGCGACCCGATGCACGGCAACACCTTCCTGTCCTCCAACGGGCTGAAGACCCGGCGCTTCGAGGACATCGTGGAGGAGATCAAGGGGTTCTTCGCGGTCCACGAGGCCTTGGGCACGTTCCCCGGCGGGGTCCACCTGGAGCTGACCCCGGACAACGTCACCGAGTGCCTGGGGGGCGTCGGTGCGGTGCAGGACGGCCAGCTGGACGTCTCCTACCGCACCCTGTGCGACCCCCGGCTCAATGGCAACCAGTCCCTGGAGCTGGCGTTCGAGATCGGGGAGCTGCTGCAGGCCTGGGCTCGCGGGTAG
- a CDS encoding isocitrate lyase/PEP mutase family protein → MHGAAQRIRDLLAAGHAINMPGVYDALSARLATQAGFDVLFISGYSVSGSRLALPDFGYLTQTEVTQTAREVCAATPLPVIVDADTGYGNPLSALRTARLVAGAGGGGVFLEDQLWPKKCGHFAGKRVVPASEWLAKLRALLDLRAEEGVDLFLVARTDARSAVSLHEAIDRAKAARDLGVDAVFVEAPESIDELERVAKEVEGVTRVANMIEGGRTPLLTPKELHDLGFDLIVTPLTALFAATRAIREAFAVLKAEGTLRDRPDLVVSFTEFEPVVDLAGHRALEERYGA, encoded by the coding sequence ATGCACGGGGCCGCGCAGCGGATACGGGACCTGCTTGCCGCCGGGCACGCCATCAACATGCCCGGCGTCTACGACGCGCTCTCGGCCCGGCTCGCCACCCAGGCCGGCTTCGACGTCCTGTTCATCTCGGGCTACTCGGTGTCGGGATCCCGGCTGGCGCTGCCTGACTTCGGCTACCTGACCCAGACCGAGGTCACCCAGACCGCCCGGGAGGTGTGCGCCGCCACGCCGCTGCCGGTGATCGTCGACGCCGACACCGGCTACGGCAACCCGCTCAGCGCCCTGCGGACCGCCCGGCTGGTTGCCGGGGCGGGCGGAGGGGGCGTGTTCCTGGAGGACCAGCTCTGGCCCAAGAAGTGCGGCCACTTCGCCGGCAAGCGCGTGGTCCCCGCCTCAGAGTGGCTCGCCAAGCTCCGCGCTCTCCTCGACCTGCGCGCCGAGGAGGGGGTCGACCTCTTCCTGGTCGCCCGGACCGACGCCCGGAGCGCGGTCTCGCTCCATGAGGCCATCGACCGGGCCAAGGCCGCCCGCGACCTCGGCGTGGACGCCGTCTTCGTGGAGGCCCCGGAGAGCATCGACGAGCTGGAGCGGGTGGCCAAGGAGGTCGAGGGTGTGACCCGGGTGGCGAACATGATCGAGGGGGGCCGGACCCCCCTGCTCACCCCCAAGGAGCTGCACGACCTGGGCTTCGATCTCATCGTGACGCCGCTCACCGCCCTCTTCGCCGCCACCAGAGCCATCCGGGAGGCCTTCGCCGTCCTGAAGGCCGAGGGCACCCTGCGCGACCGTCCGGACCTGGTGGTGTCCTTCACCGAGTTCGAGCCGGTGGTGGACCTGGCCGGGCACCGGGCACTGGAGGAGCGCTATGGCGCCTAA